A genome region from Conger conger chromosome 16, fConCon1.1, whole genome shotgun sequence includes the following:
- the LOC133115305 gene encoding vesicle-fusing ATPase-like isoform X1 has protein sequence MAARTMHAARCPTDELSLTNCAVVSEKDLQSGQHVTVKTTPAHKFMFTVKSHHTVVPGTIAFSLPQRKWAGLSIGQEVEVANYVFDKSRQCVGSMTVEIDFLQKKSTDSNPYDSDKMATEFMQQFNNQGFSVGQQLVFSFCDKLFGLVIKDVEAMDPSILKGEPSSGKKQKIEVGLLVGNSQVVFEKAEGSSLTLVGKAKTKEARQTIINPDWNFERMGIGGLDKEFSDIFRRAFASRVFPPDIVEQMGCKHVKGILLFGPPGCGKTLMARQIGKMLNAREPKIVNGPEILNKYVGESEANIRKLFADAEEEQKRLGANSGLHIIIFDELDAICKQRGSAAGSTGVHDTVVNQLLSKIDGVEQLNNILVIGMTNRPDLIDDALMRPGRFEVKMEIGLPDEKGRLQILNIHTAKMREFNLLSADVDLPELASETKNYSGAELEGLVRAAQSTAMNRHIKASTTVEVDMEKAEKLQVHRADFMGSLNNDIKPAFGTNQEDYCSYIMNGIIKWGDPVTRVLDDGELLVQQTKNSDRTPLVAVLLEGPPHSGKTALAAKIAEDSEFPFIKICSPDKMIGHSEISKCQAIKKVFDDAYKSQLSCVVVDDIERLLDYVPIGPRFSNLVLQALLVLLKKAPPKGRKLLIIGTTSRKDVLQEMEMLDAFSTTIHIPNISTGEHLGEALELLGNFTDKERATIAQQVKGKRVWIGIKKLLMLIEMSLQMDQEYRVSKFLSLLKEEGADRSFYD, from the exons actATGCATGCGGCTCGATGCCCCACAGATGAATTATCATTGACCAACTGCGCCGTGGTGAGCGAGAAGGACCTGCAGTCTGGACA ACATGTGACCGTGAAGACCACGCCCGCGCACAAGTTTATGTTCACGGTGAAGAGCCACCACACCGTGGTCCCGGGGACCATCGCCTTCAGCCTTCCGCAG aggAAGTGGGCTGGGCTCTCCATTGGGCAGGAAGTGGAAG TGGCCAACTACGTCTTCGATAAGTCCAGGCAGTGCGTGGGCTCCATGACGGTGGAGATCGACTTCCTGCAGAAGAAGAGCACGGACAGCAACCCCTACGACTCGGACAAAATGGCCACCGAGTTCATGCAGCAGTTCAACAACCAGGGCTTCAGTGTGGGCCAGCAG CTGGTGTTCAGTTTCTGCGATAAGCTGTTTGGGCTGGTCATAAAGGATGTGGAGGCCATGGACCCCAGCATCCTGAAGGGGGAGCCGTCCTCTGGCAAGAAGCAgaag ATTGAGGTGGGCCTGCTGGTGGGGAACAGTCAGGTGGTCTTTGAGAAGGCTGAGGGCTCTTCTCTCACCCTGGTGG GGAAGGCGAAGACGAAGGAGGCGCGTCAGACCATCATCAATCCCGACTGGAACTTCGAGCGCATGGGCATCGGCGGACTCGATAAGGAGTTCTCCGACATCTTCCGCCGAGCCTTCGCCTCCCGCGTCTTTCCCCCGGACATCGTGGAGCAGATGG gcTGTAAGCATGTGAAGGGCATTCTGCTTTTCGGGCCCCCTGGCTGTGGAAAGACCCTCATGGCCCGTCAGATTGGCAAGATGCTGAACGCCCGCGAGCCCAAGATAGTCAACGGGCCCGAGATCCTCAACAAGTACGTGGGCGAGTCTGAGGCCAACATCCGCAAGCTGTTCGCCGACGCcgaggaggagcagaagagg ctggGAGCGAACAGCGGGCTCCACATCATCATCTTCGACGAGCTGGACGCCATCTGTAAGCAGCGAGGCAGTGCGGCCGGCAGCACGGGGGTGCACGACAccgtggtcaaccagctgctcTCCAAGATCGACGGCGTGGAGCAGCTCAACAACATCCTGGTCATCG GAATGACCAACAGGCCGGACCTGATCGATGATGCTCTCATGCGGCCTGGCAGGTTTGAGGTGAAGATGGAGATCG GGCTCCCGGATGAGAAGGGCCGTCTGCAGATCCTGAACATCCACACGGCGAAGATGCGGGAGTTCAACCTGCTGTCCGCCGACGTGGACCTGCCCGAGCTCGCCAGCGAGACCAAGAACTACAGCGGCGCCGAGCTGGAGGGCCTGGTACGGGCGGCCCAGTCCACCGCCATGAACCGCCACATCAAG gCCAGCACCACGGTGGAGGTGGACATGGAGAAGGCTGAGAAGCTGCAGGTCCATCGAGCTGACTTCATGGGCTCGCTCAACAACGACATCAAACCT GCCTTCGGGACGAACCAGGAGGACTACTGCAGCTACATCATGAACGGCATCATTAAGTGGGGCGACCCTGTGACCCGCGTGCTGGACGATGGAGAGCTGCTGGTGCAGCAGACCAAGAACAGCGACCGCACCCCCCTGGTAGCAGTGCTGCTGGAGG GCCCTCCCCACAGTGGGAAGACAGCTCTGGCTGCTAAGATTGCGGAGGACTCTGAGTTTCCCTTCATCAAGATCTGCTCCCCGGACAAGATGATCGGCCACTCCGAGATCTCCAAGTGCCAGGCCATCAAGAAG GTGTTTGACGATGCGTACAAGTCCCAGCTCAGCTGCGTGGTGGTGGACGACATCGAACGTCTGCTGG ACTACGTCCCGATTGGGCCACGCTTCTCCAACCTGGTCCTGCAGgccctgctggtgctgctgAAGAAAGCCCCCCCTAAG GGCCGTAAGCTCCTGATCATTGGCACCACCAGTCGTAAGGACGTGCTGCAGGAGATGGAGATGTTAGATGCCTTCAGCACCACCATCCACATCCCCAACATCTCCACCGGAGAGCATCTGGGGGAGGCCCTGGAG CTCCTGGGGAACTTCACAGATAAGGAGCGTGCGACCATCGCCCAGCAGGTGAAGGGTAAACGCGTGTGGATCGGAATCAAGAAGCTGCTGATGCTCATCGAGATGTCTCTGCAG atgGATCAGGAGTACAGAGTCAGCAAGTTCCTCTCCCTGCTGAAGGAGGAGGGCGC
- the LOC133115305 gene encoding vesicle-fusing ATPase-like isoform X2 — MHAARCPTDELSLTNCAVVSEKDLQSGQHVTVKTTPAHKFMFTVKSHHTVVPGTIAFSLPQRKWAGLSIGQEVEVANYVFDKSRQCVGSMTVEIDFLQKKSTDSNPYDSDKMATEFMQQFNNQGFSVGQQLVFSFCDKLFGLVIKDVEAMDPSILKGEPSSGKKQKIEVGLLVGNSQVVFEKAEGSSLTLVGKAKTKEARQTIINPDWNFERMGIGGLDKEFSDIFRRAFASRVFPPDIVEQMGCKHVKGILLFGPPGCGKTLMARQIGKMLNAREPKIVNGPEILNKYVGESEANIRKLFADAEEEQKRLGANSGLHIIIFDELDAICKQRGSAAGSTGVHDTVVNQLLSKIDGVEQLNNILVIGMTNRPDLIDDALMRPGRFEVKMEIGLPDEKGRLQILNIHTAKMREFNLLSADVDLPELASETKNYSGAELEGLVRAAQSTAMNRHIKASTTVEVDMEKAEKLQVHRADFMGSLNNDIKPAFGTNQEDYCSYIMNGIIKWGDPVTRVLDDGELLVQQTKNSDRTPLVAVLLEGPPHSGKTALAAKIAEDSEFPFIKICSPDKMIGHSEISKCQAIKKVFDDAYKSQLSCVVVDDIERLLDYVPIGPRFSNLVLQALLVLLKKAPPKGRKLLIIGTTSRKDVLQEMEMLDAFSTTIHIPNISTGEHLGEALELLGNFTDKERATIAQQVKGKRVWIGIKKLLMLIEMSLQMDQEYRVSKFLSLLKEEGADRSFYD, encoded by the exons ATGCATGCGGCTCGATGCCCCACAGATGAATTATCATTGACCAACTGCGCCGTGGTGAGCGAGAAGGACCTGCAGTCTGGACA ACATGTGACCGTGAAGACCACGCCCGCGCACAAGTTTATGTTCACGGTGAAGAGCCACCACACCGTGGTCCCGGGGACCATCGCCTTCAGCCTTCCGCAG aggAAGTGGGCTGGGCTCTCCATTGGGCAGGAAGTGGAAG TGGCCAACTACGTCTTCGATAAGTCCAGGCAGTGCGTGGGCTCCATGACGGTGGAGATCGACTTCCTGCAGAAGAAGAGCACGGACAGCAACCCCTACGACTCGGACAAAATGGCCACCGAGTTCATGCAGCAGTTCAACAACCAGGGCTTCAGTGTGGGCCAGCAG CTGGTGTTCAGTTTCTGCGATAAGCTGTTTGGGCTGGTCATAAAGGATGTGGAGGCCATGGACCCCAGCATCCTGAAGGGGGAGCCGTCCTCTGGCAAGAAGCAgaag ATTGAGGTGGGCCTGCTGGTGGGGAACAGTCAGGTGGTCTTTGAGAAGGCTGAGGGCTCTTCTCTCACCCTGGTGG GGAAGGCGAAGACGAAGGAGGCGCGTCAGACCATCATCAATCCCGACTGGAACTTCGAGCGCATGGGCATCGGCGGACTCGATAAGGAGTTCTCCGACATCTTCCGCCGAGCCTTCGCCTCCCGCGTCTTTCCCCCGGACATCGTGGAGCAGATGG gcTGTAAGCATGTGAAGGGCATTCTGCTTTTCGGGCCCCCTGGCTGTGGAAAGACCCTCATGGCCCGTCAGATTGGCAAGATGCTGAACGCCCGCGAGCCCAAGATAGTCAACGGGCCCGAGATCCTCAACAAGTACGTGGGCGAGTCTGAGGCCAACATCCGCAAGCTGTTCGCCGACGCcgaggaggagcagaagagg ctggGAGCGAACAGCGGGCTCCACATCATCATCTTCGACGAGCTGGACGCCATCTGTAAGCAGCGAGGCAGTGCGGCCGGCAGCACGGGGGTGCACGACAccgtggtcaaccagctgctcTCCAAGATCGACGGCGTGGAGCAGCTCAACAACATCCTGGTCATCG GAATGACCAACAGGCCGGACCTGATCGATGATGCTCTCATGCGGCCTGGCAGGTTTGAGGTGAAGATGGAGATCG GGCTCCCGGATGAGAAGGGCCGTCTGCAGATCCTGAACATCCACACGGCGAAGATGCGGGAGTTCAACCTGCTGTCCGCCGACGTGGACCTGCCCGAGCTCGCCAGCGAGACCAAGAACTACAGCGGCGCCGAGCTGGAGGGCCTGGTACGGGCGGCCCAGTCCACCGCCATGAACCGCCACATCAAG gCCAGCACCACGGTGGAGGTGGACATGGAGAAGGCTGAGAAGCTGCAGGTCCATCGAGCTGACTTCATGGGCTCGCTCAACAACGACATCAAACCT GCCTTCGGGACGAACCAGGAGGACTACTGCAGCTACATCATGAACGGCATCATTAAGTGGGGCGACCCTGTGACCCGCGTGCTGGACGATGGAGAGCTGCTGGTGCAGCAGACCAAGAACAGCGACCGCACCCCCCTGGTAGCAGTGCTGCTGGAGG GCCCTCCCCACAGTGGGAAGACAGCTCTGGCTGCTAAGATTGCGGAGGACTCTGAGTTTCCCTTCATCAAGATCTGCTCCCCGGACAAGATGATCGGCCACTCCGAGATCTCCAAGTGCCAGGCCATCAAGAAG GTGTTTGACGATGCGTACAAGTCCCAGCTCAGCTGCGTGGTGGTGGACGACATCGAACGTCTGCTGG ACTACGTCCCGATTGGGCCACGCTTCTCCAACCTGGTCCTGCAGgccctgctggtgctgctgAAGAAAGCCCCCCCTAAG GGCCGTAAGCTCCTGATCATTGGCACCACCAGTCGTAAGGACGTGCTGCAGGAGATGGAGATGTTAGATGCCTTCAGCACCACCATCCACATCCCCAACATCTCCACCGGAGAGCATCTGGGGGAGGCCCTGGAG CTCCTGGGGAACTTCACAGATAAGGAGCGTGCGACCATCGCCCAGCAGGTGAAGGGTAAACGCGTGTGGATCGGAATCAAGAAGCTGCTGATGCTCATCGAGATGTCTCTGCAG atgGATCAGGAGTACAGAGTCAGCAAGTTCCTCTCCCTGCTGAAGGAGGAGGGCGC